In Capillimicrobium parvum, a genomic segment contains:
- a CDS encoding oligosaccharide flippase family protein yields MSETDVLDSRDAGPAALRGSALRSGAYLAGVALSIASAPLLIRHLGVARFGQYVTVVSLMNLVAGVTEGGLNAIALREYATLRGDARRAALRGLMGIRLALSLVGVAVGIAFALVAGYDSPLVVGAIGAGVGVVFQAVQMLVSVPLQGELRFGWLSIMQLLGQALTVALIVVLVFADAGLVPFLWITAPVGALLLGLTLVLVRGEMPLRPSLRWADIWPLLRDTLPYTAAVALNVVYFRVTILVMSVSATELETGYFATSFRVVEVLLTIPALVVGAAYPILARAAANDDARFVYAMRRILELSLLLGTWMAMCCAVGAQVAIDILAGDQAQPAVEVLRIQGLTLIATGLAVGAGYGLLTLRRYRELLWMNALALTGSIVLTLALVGPLGAKGAAIATLGAESVGAAGVLIALIHARPALARGLAGAPLILLVAGAAVAAGLLTGVPSLVGLVIGNVVFVAGLVLVRRFPPEVRDVLKR; encoded by the coding sequence GTGAGCGAGACGGACGTCCTCGACAGCCGGGACGCGGGACCCGCCGCGCTGCGCGGCAGCGCGCTGCGCAGCGGCGCCTATCTCGCCGGCGTCGCGCTGTCGATCGCCTCCGCCCCGCTGCTGATCCGCCACCTCGGGGTCGCGCGGTTCGGCCAGTACGTCACGGTCGTCTCCCTGATGAACCTCGTGGCGGGGGTGACCGAGGGCGGTCTGAACGCGATCGCGCTGCGCGAGTACGCGACGCTGCGCGGCGACGCGCGACGGGCCGCGCTGCGCGGCCTGATGGGGATCCGGCTGGCGCTCAGCCTCGTCGGCGTGGCGGTCGGCATCGCGTTCGCGCTCGTCGCCGGCTACGACTCGCCGCTCGTCGTGGGCGCGATCGGCGCCGGCGTGGGCGTGGTCTTCCAGGCCGTGCAGATGCTCGTCTCCGTCCCGCTGCAGGGCGAGCTGCGCTTCGGGTGGCTGTCGATCATGCAGCTCCTCGGGCAGGCGCTGACCGTCGCGCTGATCGTCGTGCTCGTTTTCGCCGACGCCGGCCTCGTGCCGTTCCTGTGGATCACCGCGCCGGTGGGCGCGTTGCTGCTCGGCCTGACCCTCGTGCTCGTGCGCGGCGAGATGCCGCTACGGCCCTCGCTGCGCTGGGCCGACATCTGGCCGCTGCTGCGCGACACGCTGCCCTACACCGCCGCGGTGGCGCTGAACGTCGTGTACTTCCGCGTGACGATCCTCGTCATGTCGGTCAGCGCGACGGAGCTCGAGACCGGCTACTTCGCGACCTCGTTCCGCGTGGTCGAGGTGCTGCTGACGATCCCGGCGCTCGTGGTCGGCGCGGCGTACCCGATCCTGGCCCGGGCCGCGGCCAACGACGACGCGCGCTTCGTCTACGCGATGCGGCGGATCCTCGAGCTGTCCCTGCTGCTCGGGACGTGGATGGCGATGTGCTGCGCGGTGGGCGCGCAGGTCGCGATCGACATCCTCGCGGGCGACCAGGCGCAGCCCGCCGTCGAGGTGCTGCGGATCCAGGGGCTCACGCTGATCGCCACGGGCCTGGCGGTCGGCGCCGGGTACGGGCTGCTGACGCTGCGCCGGTACCGCGAGCTGCTGTGGATGAACGCGCTCGCGCTGACCGGGAGCATCGTGCTCACGCTCGCGCTCGTCGGGCCGCTCGGGGCCAAGGGCGCGGCGATCGCCACGCTCGGGGCCGAGTCGGTCGGCGCGGCCGGCGTGCTGATCGCGCTGATCCACGCGCGGCCGGCGCTGGCGCGCGGGCTCGCGGGCGCGCCGCTCATCCTGCTCGTCGCGGGCGCCGCGGTGGCGGCCGGGCTCCTGACCGGGGTGCCGTCGCTCGTGGGGCTCGTCATCGGCAACGTCGTGTTCGTCGCCGGGCTGGTGCTCGTGCGGCGCTTCCCGCCCGAGGTCCGGGACGTCCTGAAGCGGTGA
- the wecB gene encoding non-hydrolyzing UDP-N-acetylglucosamine 2-epimerase → MRVLTVLGNRPQSVKAAAVSRVLRARHEEVLVHTGQHFDDELSTIFERELGVPRPEIQLGLGGGTNTEQTAKQLAALGPLVAEQRPDVVLVYGDTNSTLTGGIAAAQAGIPVAHVEAGMRSWDWAMPEEQNRVLTDALSDLLLVPSRTAEDNLKREHPRGRIMYVGDVMVDVADLFRPRARENVAALERAGVRPGEFVVCTTHRAANVDDPARLRLLVDLLLAVPYPVVLPLHPRTRARLTAAGWLDELAGGVILSPPLGYLDFTALLVHAHAALTDSGGVQKEAFLARTRCVTLRDTTEWVETVDSGWNVLVDLDAARAIEALDRPLPGEHPQPYGDGHAAERVVDALDLLP, encoded by the coding sequence GTGCGCGTCCTCACCGTCCTCGGCAACCGGCCGCAGTCGGTCAAGGCCGCCGCCGTGTCGCGCGTCCTGCGCGCCCGCCACGAGGAGGTGCTCGTCCACACCGGCCAGCACTTCGACGACGAGCTCTCCACCATCTTCGAGCGCGAGCTCGGGGTGCCCCGGCCCGAGATCCAGCTCGGCCTCGGCGGCGGCACGAACACCGAGCAGACCGCCAAGCAGCTCGCGGCCCTCGGCCCGCTCGTCGCCGAGCAGCGCCCCGACGTCGTGCTCGTCTACGGGGACACGAACTCGACGCTCACCGGTGGGATCGCCGCGGCGCAGGCCGGGATCCCGGTCGCCCACGTCGAGGCCGGGATGCGGTCGTGGGACTGGGCGATGCCCGAGGAGCAGAACCGCGTGCTGACCGACGCGCTCAGCGACCTGCTGCTCGTCCCGTCACGCACGGCCGAGGACAACCTGAAGCGCGAGCACCCGCGCGGGCGGATCATGTACGTCGGCGACGTGATGGTCGACGTCGCCGACCTCTTCCGGCCGCGGGCGCGCGAGAACGTGGCCGCGCTGGAGCGTGCCGGCGTGCGCCCCGGCGAGTTCGTCGTCTGCACGACGCACCGCGCCGCGAACGTCGACGACCCCGCGCGCCTGCGGCTCCTCGTCGACCTGCTGCTCGCCGTGCCGTACCCGGTGGTCCTGCCGCTGCACCCGCGCACCCGGGCGCGCCTGACCGCGGCCGGGTGGCTCGACGAGCTCGCCGGCGGCGTGATCCTCTCGCCGCCGCTCGGCTACCTCGACTTCACCGCGCTGCTCGTCCACGCCCACGCGGCGCTGACCGATTCCGGCGGCGTGCAGAAGGAGGCGTTCCTCGCCCGCACCCGCTGCGTGACGCTGCGCGACACGACCGAGTGGGTGGAGACGGTCGACTCCGGATGGAACGTCCTCGTCGACCTCGACGCGGCGCGCGCGATCGAGGCGCTCGACCGCCCGCTGCCCGGCGAGCACCCGCAGCCCTACGGCGACGGACACGCCGCGGAGCGCGTCGTGGACGCGCTCGACCTGCTGCCGTAG
- the shc gene encoding squalene--hopene cyclase: protein MPVGPELPSAVSPRPASPPDAREALARGVAFLRAQQAPDGWWKAPLDTNVTMDAEDLLMREFLGVRTERETAAAARWIRSQQRPDGTWATFHGGPGDLSTTAEAWVALRLAGDPADAAHMREAAAFVLDGGGLEASRVFTRIWLALFGLWSWDDVPAMVPEAVLLPKWFPLNLYDFACWARQTIAPLTIVGAYRPQRPLPVGVDELRRGGPIQPPRRSLRDWPGRLGWLDHLLHRYERHPVGPLRRMALDRAERWIVARQEADGSWGGIQPPWVYSLMALSVRGYPNDHPVMRAGLAGLDTFIIEEGDQRRLEACQSPVWDTALAMIALADAGVPPDDEDLARAARWTLAEEVRVRGDWAVRRPALEPGGWAFEFANDNYPDIDDTAEVVLALRRTRLGEAGADAEPAIRRGIDWAIGMQSNDGGWGAFDADNTRELCVQLPFCDFGAVIDPPSADVTAHVVEMLALEGRASDPAAQRGIRWLLDAQEADGSWFGRWGINHVYGTGAVVPALVAAGIPAGDPAIRRAVDWLGAHQNADGGWGEDARSYVDPAWIGRGQSTASQTAWALLALEAAGERDGDAVARGVAWLAASQRPDGGWDEPQFTGTGFPGDFYINYGLYRQVFPLMALGRCLR from the coding sequence TTGCCGGTCGGTCCAGAACTTCCGAGCGCCGTCTCCCCCCGCCCCGCTTCACCGCCAGACGCCCGTGAGGCGCTGGCCCGCGGGGTCGCGTTCCTGCGCGCGCAACAGGCGCCGGACGGCTGGTGGAAGGCGCCGCTGGACACGAACGTGACGATGGACGCCGAGGACCTCCTCATGCGCGAGTTCCTCGGCGTGCGCACCGAGCGCGAGACCGCGGCGGCGGCCCGCTGGATCCGCTCGCAGCAGCGCCCCGACGGGACGTGGGCGACGTTCCACGGCGGGCCGGGCGACCTCTCGACGACCGCCGAGGCGTGGGTCGCCCTGCGCCTGGCGGGCGACCCCGCGGACGCGGCGCACATGCGCGAGGCGGCGGCGTTCGTCCTCGACGGCGGCGGTCTCGAGGCGTCCCGCGTCTTCACCCGGATCTGGCTGGCGCTCTTCGGGCTGTGGTCCTGGGACGACGTGCCGGCGATGGTGCCCGAGGCGGTCCTGCTGCCGAAGTGGTTCCCGCTGAACCTCTACGACTTCGCCTGCTGGGCGCGCCAGACGATCGCGCCGCTGACGATCGTCGGCGCGTACCGGCCGCAGCGCCCGCTGCCCGTCGGCGTCGACGAGCTGCGCCGCGGCGGTCCCATCCAGCCGCCCCGAAGGTCGCTGCGCGACTGGCCCGGGCGCCTCGGCTGGCTCGACCACCTCCTGCACCGCTACGAGCGCCACCCGGTCGGCCCGCTGCGGCGCATGGCCCTCGACCGCGCGGAGCGCTGGATCGTGGCCCGCCAGGAGGCCGACGGCTCATGGGGCGGGATCCAGCCGCCGTGGGTGTACTCGCTCATGGCGCTCAGCGTGCGCGGCTATCCGAACGACCATCCGGTGATGCGCGCCGGCCTGGCCGGCCTCGACACGTTCATCATCGAGGAGGGCGACCAGCGCCGCCTCGAGGCGTGCCAGTCGCCCGTCTGGGACACCGCGCTGGCGATGATCGCGCTGGCCGATGCCGGCGTGCCGCCCGACGACGAGGACCTCGCGCGCGCGGCGCGCTGGACCCTCGCCGAGGAGGTCCGCGTGCGCGGCGACTGGGCCGTGCGCCGCCCTGCGCTCGAGCCGGGCGGCTGGGCCTTCGAGTTCGCCAACGACAACTACCCGGACATCGACGACACGGCCGAGGTCGTGCTCGCCCTGCGGCGCACGCGCCTCGGCGAGGCCGGCGCCGACGCCGAGCCCGCCATCCGGCGCGGCATCGACTGGGCGATCGGGATGCAGTCCAACGACGGCGGCTGGGGCGCGTTCGACGCCGACAACACCCGCGAGCTGTGCGTCCAGCTGCCGTTCTGCGACTTCGGGGCGGTCATCGACCCGCCGTCCGCGGACGTCACCGCCCACGTGGTCGAGATGCTCGCGCTCGAGGGGCGCGCGAGCGATCCCGCCGCCCAGCGCGGCATCCGCTGGCTGCTCGACGCCCAGGAAGCCGACGGCTCCTGGTTCGGCCGCTGGGGCATCAACCACGTCTACGGCACGGGCGCGGTCGTCCCAGCGCTCGTCGCGGCGGGCATCCCGGCGGGCGATCCGGCCATCCGGCGCGCCGTCGACTGGCTCGGCGCCCACCAGAACGCCGACGGCGGCTGGGGCGAGGACGCCCGCTCCTACGTCGACCCGGCGTGGATCGGCCGCGGCCAGAGCACCGCCTCGCAGACGGCGTGGGCGCTCCTGGCGCTCGAGGCGGCCGGCGAGCGCGACGGCGACGCGGTCGCGCGCGGCGTGGCCTGGCTGGCCGCGTCCCAGCGCCCCGACGGCGGCTGGGACGAGCCACAGTTCACCGGCACCGGCTTCCCGGGCGACTTCTACATCAACTACGGCCTGTACCGGCAGGTGTTCCCGCTCATGGCGCTGGGCCGATGCCTGCGGTGA
- a CDS encoding lamin tail domain-containing protein: MRRLLPLLVLFCLLVCASTAVARTTGPCVDGETNGPRCSIWEGRVQWVDDGDTLHVKVGSRSWHVRVTGINAQELTDYNSRHRAGECHAVEAADRLDQLVKAAKGRVRLTAQDVRSNSHGRQRRSVAVKLGGRWRDVGRTLLAEGLALWMPNRTEWAWNPRYSVLAEQAAAAHVGIWNTSACGPGPDDGHPLKLWVNWQSDGTGSPDGEWARLRNLDAVNPLPLGGWALRDAMRRQYRFPSGTVLAPGGVLTVHVGEGIRDDANLYWGLDKPVFDNVDRSRESGDGAYLFDPQGDLRAWMVYPCRTTCGDPNLGMLELGVSPRGNEFVSVRNTGPAPIGMEGYRLTSGAHTYAFESDAVLQPGESLRVYTTRDSDRDQPLIKGWSQIFGILRDKGGDVRLSTFTDSVLACVAWGDGTCAGASNR; encoded by the coding sequence ATGCGCCGCTTGCTGCCGCTCCTCGTCCTCTTCTGCCTGCTCGTGTGCGCGAGCACGGCGGTCGCCCGCACGACCGGGCCATGCGTCGACGGCGAGACGAACGGGCCGCGCTGCTCGATCTGGGAGGGGCGGGTCCAGTGGGTCGACGACGGCGACACGCTGCACGTGAAGGTCGGCAGCCGCAGCTGGCACGTACGCGTCACGGGCATCAACGCCCAGGAGCTGACCGACTACAACTCGCGCCATCGGGCCGGCGAGTGCCACGCGGTGGAGGCCGCCGACCGGCTCGACCAGCTCGTCAAGGCCGCCAAGGGCCGCGTGCGCCTCACCGCCCAGGACGTGCGCAGCAACTCGCACGGCCGCCAGCGCCGTTCGGTCGCCGTGAAGCTCGGCGGCCGCTGGCGCGACGTCGGGCGCACGCTGCTCGCGGAGGGCCTGGCGCTCTGGATGCCCAACCGGACCGAGTGGGCGTGGAACCCGCGCTACAGCGTCCTCGCGGAGCAGGCGGCCGCGGCGCACGTCGGCATCTGGAACACGAGCGCCTGCGGACCGGGCCCGGACGACGGTCATCCCTTGAAGCTGTGGGTGAACTGGCAGAGCGACGGGACCGGCAGCCCGGACGGCGAGTGGGCCAGGCTGCGCAACCTCGATGCGGTCAACCCGCTCCCGCTGGGCGGCTGGGCGCTGCGCGACGCGATGCGCCGCCAGTACCGCTTCCCGTCGGGCACGGTGCTCGCGCCCGGCGGCGTGCTGACCGTCCACGTCGGCGAAGGCATCCGCGACGACGCGAACCTGTACTGGGGCCTCGACAAGCCCGTGTTCGACAACGTCGACCGCTCCCGCGAGTCCGGCGACGGCGCCTACCTCTTCGACCCGCAGGGCGACCTGCGCGCCTGGATGGTGTACCCGTGCCGGACGACGTGCGGCGACCCGAACCTGGGCATGCTCGAGCTCGGCGTCTCGCCGCGCGGAAATGAGTTCGTCAGCGTGCGCAACACGGGACCGGCGCCGATCGGCATGGAGGGCTACCGGCTGACGAGCGGAGCGCACACGTACGCGTTCGAGTCCGACGCGGTGCTGCAGCCGGGCGAGTCGCTGCGCGTCTACACGACGCGCGACTCCGACCGCGACCAGCCGCTGATCAAGGGCTGGAGCCAGATCTTCGGGATCCTGCGCGACAAGGGCGGCGACGTCCGGCTGAGCACGTTCACCGACAGCGTGCTGGCGTGCGTGGCATGGGGCGACGGGACCTGCGCGGGGGCGTCGAACCGGTAG
- a CDS encoding DegT/DnrJ/EryC1/StrS family aminotransferase: MAVPLFDTSTPLAALRPRLLEVMQEVVEDGRYILGPNVSAFEQEFAAYCGAGHGIGVGNGTDALTIALRALGVGPGDEVVVPSFTFYASAEAIPPTGATPVFCDVDPDTFCVTPETVKAVMTPRTKAVIAVDLFGNVAPVREIEALGVPVVEDAAQAAGTTYVHGRPGGLGTIATFSFFPSKNLGGFGDGGMITTNDAEIADRVRMLRFHGSYDKVTYQHVGYNSRLDELQAAILRVLLPQLDGWADGRRAAGRHYAEAGLGELVTLPQPSPGADPAWHLYVVRHERADDLAGALEARGIGQKAYYRVPIHRQPAMAGLGAGADLPATEEVARTHLAIPMSAVLDADQAAEVVAAVRGFAAGA, from the coding sequence ATGGCCGTGCCGCTCTTCGACACGTCGACACCCCTCGCAGCGCTGCGCCCGCGGCTGCTCGAGGTCATGCAGGAGGTCGTCGAGGACGGCCGCTACATCCTCGGCCCGAACGTCTCCGCCTTCGAGCAGGAGTTCGCCGCCTACTGCGGCGCCGGACACGGCATCGGGGTCGGCAACGGCACGGATGCGCTGACGATCGCCCTGCGCGCGCTCGGCGTCGGCCCCGGCGACGAGGTCGTCGTCCCCTCCTTCACCTTCTACGCGTCCGCCGAGGCGATCCCGCCGACCGGCGCGACCCCCGTCTTCTGCGACGTCGACCCGGACACGTTCTGCGTGACCCCGGAGACCGTGAAGGCCGTGATGACGCCGCGCACGAAGGCGGTCATCGCGGTCGACCTGTTCGGCAACGTCGCCCCGGTGCGGGAGATCGAGGCGCTCGGGGTGCCGGTCGTGGAGGACGCCGCGCAGGCCGCCGGTACGACGTACGTGCACGGCCGGCCCGGCGGGCTGGGCACGATCGCGACGTTCTCCTTCTTCCCGTCAAAGAACCTCGGCGGGTTCGGCGACGGCGGCATGATCACGACGAACGACGCCGAGATCGCCGACCGCGTGCGCATGCTGCGCTTCCACGGCTCCTACGACAAGGTCACCTACCAGCACGTCGGCTACAACTCGCGCCTCGACGAGCTGCAGGCGGCGATCCTGCGCGTGCTGCTGCCGCAGCTCGACGGCTGGGCCGATGGACGGCGCGCGGCGGGGCGCCACTACGCGGAGGCGGGGCTCGGCGAGCTCGTCACACTGCCCCAGCCGTCGCCCGGCGCCGATCCGGCGTGGCACCTCTACGTGGTCAGGCACGAGCGCGCGGACGACCTGGCCGGCGCCCTGGAGGCGCGCGGCATCGGCCAGAAGGCGTACTACCGCGTGCCGATCCACCGCCAGCCCGCGATGGCCGGCCTCGGCGCCGGCGCCGACCTCCCGGCCACCGAGGAGGTGGCCCGCACGCACCTGGCGATCCCCATGAGCGCGGTGCTCGACGCCGATCAGGCGGCCGAGGTGGTGGCCGCGGTGCGCGGGTTCGCGGCCGGCGCGTAG
- a CDS encoding phytoene/squalene synthase family protein — protein MKTATIQGAYRACEETTRREAANFFYGIRLLPPDKRRAMSAAYAFARRVDDIGDGTMPDDAKLAALARERDGIAHLRSGVLNGHTDNTLIALADARERFDLPLDAFDQLVDGVELDVRGTTYETFDELRHYCICVAGSIGRLCVAIFGSTDRERAMDLAEQLGIAMQLTNILRDVREDLANGRIYIPGEDLRRFGLDDPVSGDPAAIQQLVRFEAQRNREWFARGMALTALLDGRSTACLLAMTGIYRRILSRIEQDPLAVTRGRISLSGWEKARVAASSLARSAA, from the coding sequence ATGAAGACCGCCACGATCCAGGGCGCGTACCGCGCCTGCGAGGAGACGACCCGGCGCGAGGCGGCCAACTTCTTCTACGGGATCCGCCTGCTGCCGCCGGACAAGCGCCGCGCGATGAGCGCCGCGTACGCGTTCGCCCGCCGCGTCGACGACATCGGCGACGGCACCATGCCCGACGACGCCAAGCTCGCCGCGCTGGCCCGCGAGCGCGACGGCATCGCCCACCTGCGCTCGGGCGTCCTCAACGGCCACACCGACAACACGCTGATCGCGCTCGCCGACGCGCGCGAGCGCTTCGACCTGCCGCTCGACGCGTTCGATCAGCTCGTCGACGGCGTCGAGCTCGACGTGCGCGGGACGACGTACGAGACCTTCGACGAACTGCGCCACTACTGCATCTGCGTCGCCGGGTCGATCGGGCGCCTGTGCGTGGCGATCTTCGGCTCGACCGACCGCGAGCGCGCGATGGATCTCGCCGAGCAGCTGGGAATCGCGATGCAGTTGACGAACATCCTTCGTGACGTGCGCGAGGACCTGGCCAACGGCCGCATCTACATCCCGGGCGAGGACCTGCGCCGGTTCGGCCTCGACGATCCCGTCTCCGGCGATCCGGCGGCGATCCAGCAGCTCGTGCGCTTCGAGGCGCAGCGCAACCGCGAGTGGTTCGCGCGCGGCATGGCGCTGACCGCCCTGCTCGACGGCCGCAGCACCGCGTGCCTGCTGGCCATGACCGGCATCTACCGGCGGATCCTGTCGCGGATCGAGCAGGATCCGCTCGCCGTGACGCGCGGGCGCATCTCCCTGTCGGGCTGGGAGAAGGCGCGTGTGGCCGCGAGCAGCCTCGCCAGGAGCGCCGCATGA
- the hpnC gene encoding squalene synthase HpnC yields the protein MPAVTAADAAAAMAPPSAAAVMARAAHENFPVATRLLAPAEREHLLAIYGYARLVDDIGDEAPGDRGALLDWVAAELDAIYAGEQPTHALMVRLAATVRACTIPRSPLDRLVAANRADQVVTRYADFPALLRYCDLSAAPVGELVLHAFGCATPERIALSDRVCAGLQVTEHLQDVAEDLAAGRIYLPRADMTACGATEDHLRAPSPGPELRAVMALEAERARELLAAGIPLGRSLPGRPAFAVAGFVAGGRVALDALEAAGWDVLGRRPRPSKTALAIGTFRALAKMRR from the coding sequence ATGCCTGCGGTGACCGCGGCGGACGCCGCGGCGGCGATGGCACCCCCGTCGGCGGCCGCCGTCATGGCCCGCGCGGCCCACGAGAACTTCCCGGTCGCCACCCGCCTACTGGCTCCGGCCGAGCGCGAGCACCTCCTCGCGATCTACGGCTACGCCCGCCTCGTCGACGACATCGGCGACGAGGCGCCGGGCGACCGCGGCGCGCTCCTGGACTGGGTCGCCGCCGAGCTCGACGCCATCTACGCGGGCGAGCAGCCGACCCACGCCCTCATGGTCCGGCTCGCCGCCACCGTGCGCGCCTGCACCATCCCGCGCAGCCCCCTCGACCGGCTCGTCGCCGCCAACCGGGCCGATCAGGTCGTGACCCGCTACGCGGACTTCCCCGCGCTCCTGCGCTACTGCGACCTGTCCGCGGCGCCCGTGGGCGAGCTCGTCCTGCACGCCTTCGGCTGCGCGACCCCGGAGCGGATCGCGCTGTCGGACCGCGTCTGCGCGGGCCTGCAGGTCACCGAGCACCTCCAGGACGTCGCGGAGGACCTCGCCGCGGGCCGCATCTACCTGCCGCGGGCCGACATGACGGCCTGCGGCGCCACCGAGGACCACCTGCGGGCCCCGTCGCCCGGCCCCGAGCTGCGGGCGGTCATGGCCCTGGAGGCCGAGCGCGCCCGCGAACTGCTCGCCGCCGGCATCCCGCTGGGCCGCAGCCTGCCGGGCCGCCCAGCGTTCGCCGTCGCCGGGTTCGTCGCCGGCGGCAGGGTCGCCCTCGATGCGCTCGAGGCCGCGGGCTGGGACGTCCTCGGCCGGCGCCCGCGCCCGTCCAAGACGGCGCTCGCAATCGGAACCTTCCGCGCGCTTGCAAAGATGCGGCGATGA
- the hpnE gene encoding hydroxysqualene dehydroxylase HpnE, with amino-acid sequence MTGRAPRIAVVGGGLAGITAALDCAEGGAQVTLLEVRPRLGGAAYSYERDGLRIDNGQHVFLRCCGAYRALLRRIGSDGDVVLQPRLDIPVLVPGRRPARLSRTRLPAPLQLSASMARFPLLSAAGKVRVARAMLALRSVDPDDPFADARSFGDWLAEHDQGAEEIEAVWRLIGLPTLNVDPAEASLAQAAYVFRTALLEHSSAADIGWARVPLSDLHDGPSQRALAAAGAEVRLGARIERVVARPGAGFLVEGPADGIEADAVVVALPSQRVAGLLPPGALADPAALERLGRSPIVNLHVAYDRRVLHEPFAVAARSPVQWLFDRTDGSGVEHGQLVAVSLSGADEEAAMDADALRERFVPALAELLPAARGARVERFLVTREHAATFRPGPGVRSVRPGPRTGMPGLALAGAWTDTGWPATMESAVRSGHAAAREALTAARAAAGAVTAVAA; translated from the coding sequence ATGACCGGGCGCGCGCCGCGCATCGCCGTCGTGGGCGGCGGCCTGGCCGGCATCACGGCCGCGCTGGACTGCGCCGAGGGCGGCGCGCAGGTCACGCTGCTCGAGGTCCGGCCCCGTCTCGGCGGCGCCGCGTACTCCTACGAGCGCGACGGCCTGCGCATCGACAACGGCCAGCACGTCTTCCTGCGCTGCTGCGGCGCCTACCGCGCGCTCCTGCGGCGCATCGGCTCCGACGGCGATGTCGTGCTCCAGCCGCGGCTGGACATCCCCGTGCTCGTGCCCGGCCGCCGGCCGGCGCGCCTGAGCCGGACCCGCCTGCCCGCTCCGCTCCAGCTCTCGGCGTCGATGGCGCGCTTCCCGCTGCTGAGCGCCGCCGGAAAGGTCCGCGTGGCCCGGGCCATGCTCGCCCTGCGCTCGGTCGACCCCGACGACCCGTTCGCCGACGCGCGCTCGTTCGGCGACTGGCTGGCCGAGCACGACCAGGGCGCCGAGGAGATCGAGGCGGTCTGGCGCCTCATCGGGCTGCCGACGCTCAACGTCGATCCCGCCGAGGCCTCTCTCGCCCAGGCCGCGTACGTCTTCCGCACCGCCCTGCTCGAGCACTCGAGCGCCGCGGACATCGGCTGGGCGCGCGTGCCGCTGTCGGACCTGCACGACGGACCGTCGCAACGGGCGCTCGCCGCGGCCGGCGCCGAGGTCCGGCTCGGCGCCCGGATCGAACGCGTCGTGGCCCGCCCGGGCGCCGGGTTCCTCGTCGAGGGGCCGGCCGACGGCATCGAGGCCGACGCCGTCGTGGTCGCCCTCCCGTCGCAGCGGGTCGCGGGGCTGCTGCCGCCCGGCGCGCTGGCCGATCCGGCCGCGCTCGAGCGGCTGGGCCGCTCGCCGATCGTCAACCTCCACGTCGCCTACGACCGCCGGGTGCTTCACGAGCCGTTCGCAGTCGCCGCTCGCTCGCCCGTCCAGTGGCTGTTCGACCGCACGGACGGCTCCGGGGTCGAGCACGGGCAGCTGGTCGCCGTCTCGCTGTCGGGCGCCGACGAGGAGGCCGCCATGGACGCCGACGCGCTGCGAGAGCGGTTCGTCCCGGCGCTGGCCGAGCTGCTGCCCGCGGCCCGCGGGGCGCGGGTCGAGCGCTTCCTCGTGACGCGCGAGCACGCCGCCACGTTCCGCCCCGGCCCCGGCGTGCGGTCGGTGCGCCCGGGCCCGCGTACGGGCATGCCCGGGCTGGCGCTGGCCGGGGCGTGGACGGACACCGGCTGGCCGGCGACGATGGAGAGCGCGGTGCGCAGCGGCCACGCCGCCGCGCGCGAGGCGCTCACCGCGGCGCGCGCCGCCGCGGGCGCGGTGACGGCGGTGGCGGCATGA